CCCGGCCTCGAGCGGGTTCATCCCCTGGCGCATGAACTCCACGGCCAGGTGGCTCGAGAGCCGCTGGAGGTTCTCTTCGCCACGGCCGGTGCTGCCCGCCGCGCCGACCTCGTTGTCCACGTACAGGCCCGCACCCAGGATCGGCGAGTCGCCCACACGACCGGGAATCTTGAAGGCCAGGCCGCTCGTCGTGGTCACACCCGCCAGGTCGCCGTCGGGCGTGACCACGTTGCAGTTGATGGTGCCGTAGACGCGGTCGCCGAAGGGATCGAGGATCGAGCGCCGGTGGCGGCCCGTTCGGCCCGCGTCGCTGCGTTGCAGACCGTCCTCGTAGATCTCCGGGCCGATCCAGTCGTCGTCGTCGCTCAGGCTCTCCTTCCAGTCGAGCCAGATCCTGCGCGCCTCGTCGGTGAGCAGATCCTCTTCTTCGAACCCGTGCGCCCGGGCGAAGCGCCGCGCCCCCTCACCCACGAGCAGGACGTGATCGGTGCGGAAGGCCACCAGACGCGCCACGCGGCTCGGGTGGATGATGTTCTGCAGGGCGGCCACGGCACCGCCGCGGCCCGTGGGGCCGTGCATGCAGCAGGAGTCGAGTTCGACGACTCCGTCCTCGTTCGGCAGCCCGCCGTAGCCCACCGTGAGGTCCTCGGGGTCCTCCTCGACCAGGTTCACCCCGGCGATCACGGCGTCGAGGGGGTCGCGACCCTCCCGGACGGCCCGGACCGCGGTGTCGACCGCACGCAGACCGTTCGCGCTGCTCACCGCCACCGGCGGCACGCCGCGCGGCGCGGGGGCGGATCGAGCGACGCTCGGGAGCCCGGACGCGAGGGAGGCGGCGCCGAGGCCGAGAGCGGCACCGAGGAAACCACGCCGACC
The genomic region above belongs to Candidatus Krumholzibacteriia bacterium and contains:
- a CDS encoding N(4)-(beta-N-acetylglucosaminyl)-L-asparaginase — encoded protein: MSSANGLRAVDTAVRAVREGRDPLDAVIAGVNLVEEDPEDLTVGYGGLPNEDGVVELDSCCMHGPTGRGGAVAALQNIIHPSRVARLVAFRTDHVLLVGEGARRFARAHGFEEEDLLTDEARRIWLDWKESLSDDDDWIGPEIYEDGLQRSDAGRTGRHRRSILDPFGDRVYGTINCNVVTPDGDLAGVTTTSGLAFKIPGRVGDSPILGAGLYVDNEVGAAGSTGRGEENLQRLSSHLAVEFMRQGMNPLEAGMAVLERVAEKCEPRLRDAEGRPAFGLKFYLVNPKGEYAGVSMWSGARFAVADAEGARLEDCAYLYRMEE